The Lactobacillus sp. ESL0680 genome has a segment encoding these proteins:
- a CDS encoding xanthine phosphoribosyltransferase — MKLLEDRIRRDGEVLPGNVLKINSFLNHQVDPELMIACGQEFARRFQDSGITKVLTCEASGIAPGIMAAFELRVPMIFARKKKPSTLNDAVYWADVFSYTKKVTNKICVEQKFLHEDDTLLIIDDFLAHGEAVKGMINIAEQAHAKIAGVGVVVAKTFQGGNDWINDHNYRLETLANITSLADGEVHFAGEE, encoded by the coding sequence GTGAAGTTACTAGAAGATCGCATTAGACGTGATGGTGAAGTTTTACCCGGAAATGTCCTGAAAATTAACTCGTTCTTGAATCATCAAGTTGATCCAGAATTGATGATTGCCTGCGGGCAGGAATTTGCCCGCCGCTTTCAAGATAGTGGCATCACCAAGGTCTTAACTTGTGAGGCTTCCGGCATTGCACCCGGCATTATGGCGGCGTTCGAATTACGCGTGCCCATGATTTTTGCCCGCAAGAAGAAGCCGTCAACACTTAACGATGCGGTCTACTGGGCCGACGTTTTTTCTTATACCAAAAAGGTCACCAACAAAATCTGTGTTGAACAAAAATTCCTGCATGAAGATGACACGCTACTAATTATCGACGACTTTTTAGCTCATGGCGAGGCTGTTAAGGGCATGATTAATATTGCCGAGCAGGCTCACGCCAAAATTGCCGGCGTTGGTGTTGTCGTTGCCAAAACTTTCCAAGGCGGCAATGATTGGATTAATGACCACAATTATCGCTTAGAAACTCTGGCAAATATCACTAGCCTAGCTGATGGCGAAGTTCACTTTGCAGGTGAAGAATAA
- the guaA gene encoding glutamine-hydrolyzing GMP synthase, giving the protein MAVKKKISDFDEIIVLDFGSQYNQLITRRLRDFGIYSELLPHDISMAEIKKINPKGIIFSGGPNSIYAEDALKVDPEIFKLGIPILGICYGMQLMSYYLGGKVEPANNSEYGRADIKVEDPSAVLFSDLPEDEYVWMSHGDLVTQAPDGFTTVASSKNCPISAIANNLAKFYGIQFHAEVRNTQYGLDILKNFAFKVCGAKADWSMTDFIELKIADIRAEVGDKKVILGLSGGVDSSVTATLLHKAIGDQMTAIFVDHGMLRKNEGDEVMAALSRDLGVNIVRVNAKDRFLNKLQGVTDPEQKRKIIGKEFIEVFNEEAQKIPDADFLAQGTLYTDVIESGTNTAQTIKSHHNVGGLPEDMHFKLIEPLRKLFKDEVRELGEKLGIPHDLVWRQPFPGPGLGIRVLGEVTEDKLALVRESDAILRDEIKKAGLQEKVWQYFTVLPGIKSVGVMGDGRTYDYTIGIRAVTSIDGMTADFAHLPWDVLQKISTRIVDEVPNINRVVYDVTSKPPSTIEWE; this is encoded by the coding sequence ATGGCCGTGAAGAAAAAAATCAGTGACTTTGATGAAATTATTGTTTTAGATTTTGGCAGTCAATATAATCAATTAATAACGCGCCGGCTGCGTGATTTTGGTATTTATTCAGAATTATTGCCACACGATATTAGTATGGCAGAGATTAAAAAGATTAATCCTAAGGGGATTATCTTTTCTGGTGGGCCAAACAGTATTTACGCTGAAGACGCGCTAAAAGTTGATCCTGAAATTTTTAAGTTGGGGATTCCTATTTTGGGAATTTGTTACGGGATGCAGCTGATGTCGTACTATTTGGGTGGCAAGGTTGAGCCAGCGAATAATTCTGAATATGGTCGTGCCGACATCAAGGTTGAGGACCCGAGTGCCGTTTTGTTTAGTGATTTGCCAGAAGATGAGTATGTCTGGATGAGCCACGGTGACTTGGTTACACAAGCGCCGGACGGTTTTACAACGGTTGCTTCAAGTAAGAATTGTCCAATTTCAGCAATTGCCAACAATTTGGCTAAATTTTACGGTATTCAGTTCCATGCCGAGGTGCGCAACACGCAATATGGCCTTGATATTTTGAAAAACTTTGCCTTCAAGGTTTGTGGAGCCAAGGCTGATTGGTCAATGACCGACTTTATTGAACTAAAAATTGCCGATATTCGTGCCGAAGTTGGCGATAAAAAAGTAATTCTGGGATTGTCTGGCGGTGTTGATTCTAGCGTGACCGCGACGCTGCTCCATAAGGCAATCGGCGACCAAATGACCGCAATTTTTGTGGATCATGGTATGTTGCGCAAAAACGAGGGCGACGAGGTGATGGCAGCTCTTAGCCGCGACTTAGGTGTGAACATCGTCCGCGTTAACGCTAAAGACCGCTTCTTAAATAAGCTCCAGGGTGTTACCGATCCTGAGCAAAAACGCAAAATCATCGGTAAGGAGTTCATCGAAGTCTTCAATGAAGAGGCACAAAAAATCCCTGATGCTGACTTTTTGGCTCAAGGCACACTCTATACTGATGTGATTGAGAGTGGAACTAACACTGCACAAACAATCAAGTCACACCATAATGTCGGCGGCTTGCCGGAAGATATGCACTTTAAATTAATCGAGCCTTTGCGCAAGTTATTTAAGGACGAGGTGCGTGAATTAGGCGAAAAATTAGGTATTCCGCATGATCTAGTTTGGCGGCAGCCATTTCCTGGTCCAGGACTTGGGATTCGTGTTTTGGGTGAAGTAACAGAAGATAAGCTGGCATTGGTACGCGAGAGTGATGCTATTTTGCGGGACGAAATCAAAAAAGCTGGACTGCAAGAAAAGGTCTGGCAATACTTTACTGTTTTGCCGGGTATTAAGTCCGTTGGTGTAATGGGTGATGGTCGAACTTATGACTATACAATTGGTATTCGGGCAGTAACTTCAATTGATGGCATGACCGCGGATTTTGCCCATCTGCCATGGGATGTCTTACAGAAGATTTCCACCCGAATTGTTGATGAAGTGCCGAATATTAACCGCGTGGTCTATGATGTCACGAGTAAGCCACCTTCAACGATTGAATGGGAATAA
- a CDS encoding nucleobase:cation symporter-2 family protein, with amino-acid sequence MPKQEVSHQKAAVLGLQHLLAMYSGAVAVPLLIGSALKFNVGQMTYLVSIDIFMCGLATLLQLISNKFFGIGFPVILGCAVQAVAPLQMIGKKFSINDVYGAIIAAGIFVILIAGIFAKIKKFFPPVVTGTLITTIGLTLIPVAIQNMGGGNSTAKDFGSGQNLLLAFVTLVVILALEIWAKGFLHSISVLVGLIVGTILAACMGLVSFEPVLQASWFHLPQLFYFGVPHFEWSSSLTMIIIALVSMVESTGVFFATGDLIHHNVSEEDLKKGYRAEGLAQIFGGLFNAFPYTTFSQNVGLLQLSGIKTKRPIYWAAGLLMAMGLLPKIGALVTIIPTPVLGGAMLVMFSMIAVQGMKTLTKVDLNNNNNILIIAISIGLGLGVTIYPQIFQNLPATIQLFLSNGIVITSLSATILNLLLKGKTTKQ; translated from the coding sequence ATGCCCAAACAAGAAGTTAGTCACCAAAAAGCTGCAGTACTTGGTCTCCAGCATCTCTTAGCCATGTATTCCGGCGCCGTAGCTGTGCCACTACTAATCGGCAGTGCATTAAAATTCAATGTCGGACAGATGACTTATCTTGTTTCTATCGACATTTTTATGTGTGGCCTTGCCACACTCTTGCAATTGATAAGCAACAAGTTTTTTGGTATTGGCTTTCCCGTTATTTTGGGGTGTGCCGTTCAAGCCGTTGCTCCTTTACAAATGATTGGCAAGAAATTCTCAATCAATGATGTGTATGGCGCAATTATTGCCGCTGGGATTTTTGTTATTCTAATTGCTGGTATCTTTGCCAAAATCAAGAAATTTTTCCCGCCAGTCGTCACGGGCACGTTAATTACAACAATTGGTCTAACCCTAATCCCTGTTGCTATTCAAAACATGGGCGGGGGCAATAGCACTGCCAAAGATTTCGGCAGTGGTCAGAATTTACTTTTAGCATTTGTAACCTTGGTGGTTATTTTAGCCTTAGAAATTTGGGCAAAAGGATTTTTACATTCAATTTCCGTATTAGTCGGGTTAATTGTCGGTACGATACTTGCGGCCTGCATGGGACTAGTTTCCTTTGAACCCGTTTTGCAAGCTTCATGGTTCCACTTGCCGCAATTATTTTACTTCGGTGTACCGCACTTTGAATGGTCATCAAGCCTGACGATGATTATCATCGCACTGGTTTCCATGGTCGAATCTACTGGCGTCTTCTTTGCGACCGGCGATTTAATCCACCATAACGTCAGCGAAGAAGACCTCAAAAAAGGTTATCGTGCTGAAGGATTAGCGCAAATCTTTGGCGGCTTATTTAATGCCTTTCCATACACTACATTTTCTCAAAATGTTGGTCTGTTGCAACTATCGGGAATTAAGACTAAACGGCCAATTTATTGGGCTGCAGGATTATTAATGGCAATGGGTCTGCTGCCCAAGATTGGCGCGCTTGTTACTATTATCCCCACTCCCGTTTTAGGTGGCGCAATGCTTGTGATGTTCAGTATGATTGCCGTTCAGGGCATGAAAACTTTAACTAAGGTTGATTTGAACAACAATAACAACATTTTAATTATTGCCATCTCAATCGGCTTAGGTCTCGGGGTTACCATTTACCCGCAAATATTCCAAAATTTGCCGGCAACAATCCAGTTGTTCCTATCCAACGGAATTGTGATTACCAGCCTATCAGCAACTATTCTCAACTTGCTGCTTAAGGGGAAAACTACTAAACAATAA
- a CDS encoding PadR family transcriptional regulator, which produces MAIQIPTRLLDGAVLAFLKDEDLYGYALTQKVQGTFDISESTIYPVLRRLKKNGYLTTYDQPYQGRNRRYYQLTETGLTLLAAVQEEWLNFSTKVNQILGEKNGTNN; this is translated from the coding sequence ATGGCAATTCAAATACCAACACGACTACTTGATGGTGCTGTTCTTGCGTTTTTAAAAGATGAAGACCTGTATGGTTATGCGTTGACGCAGAAGGTTCAAGGAACTTTCGATATCTCTGAATCAACAATCTATCCTGTGTTAAGACGACTAAAGAAGAACGGCTATCTGACAACTTACGATCAGCCATATCAGGGCCGTAATCGCCGCTACTATCAGTTGACGGAAACTGGCCTGACCTTATTAGCAGCTGTGCAAGAAGAATGGCTAAACTTTAGCACGAAGGTTAATCAAATATTGGGAGAGAAAAATGGAACAAATAATTAA